AAATAAGAGGGTCTGAATAAAGCTGCATTTTAGGAAGCCTTGTCCGGTCCTGATTTCTAAGTAGCCCGTACCCATTTCCTAAGTGTggactaggggaggggccgtggctcaccggcagagcatctgcttggcatgcagaaggtcccaggttcaatccccggcatctccagttaaagggaccaggcaagtaggtgatgggaaagacccctgcctgagaccctggagagccactgctggtctgagtggacaatactgacttggatggactgatgTTCTGATTTAgaataaggcaccttcatgtgttcatgtgtctactCATCCTCTGCTGTTCTCTAGATGTGGGGGGTGGAATAGCACATGTGTTGATAGCATGCACCGATGGCTTTCATCCTTTCCCAGCCTGGGATCTGCTAAACTGCAGGTATGCAGGAGGAACAtaattatttacttcacttaaggccccccttttctccccactgagGGCCCAAAGTCGTTCATGACATTctccctttatcctcacaaccctgtgaggtaggccagtggTTCCTaccctttttggtatggtgacctgCAAGTTGGACCTTCTACACAAATTAGATGGTCTAGAAGAAGGAGAGCTGGGTTTCATATACTgacgttctctacctttaaggagtctcaaagcagcttgcaatccccttccctccccacaacagacaccctgggaggcaggtggggctgagagagctctaagagaactgtgtctagcccaaggtcacccagctggcttcgtgtggaggagtggggaatcgaactcggttcaccagattagagaaggttggccaccctagggagatccaggttcgaatccctgctctaccatggaagcacactgggtgaccatgagtcagccacacactctctgtttaacctacctcacagggttgttgtgaggataaaatggaggcgaggaggagaagaagaggagttggtttttatatgccaactttctctaccacttaagggagacttacaaccggcttacaatctccttcctctccccaaaacagacaccctgtgaggtaggtggggctaagagagctgtgacttgcccaaggtcacccagctggcttcatgtggaggagcgggggaaacaaatccagttcaccagattagcctctgccactcatgaggaggagacgggaatcaaacccggtcctccagatcagagtccaccgctccaaaccaccgctcttaaccactccaccacgctggccaaTGTCAGTAgttttgtgtccccactggggagaaaggcaggttgtcaaggaatagggttgccaggtccctctttgctaccggtgggaggtttttggggcggagcctgaggagggtggggtttgggtaggggagggacttcaacgtcatagagtccaatggccaaagtggcccttttctccaggggaactgacccctatcggctggagatcagttgtaatagcaggagatctccagctactgcctggaggttggcaaccctatcgatgaaGTCAGGCAATGGCCTCTGTAAGTGTCCTCAGGGTGTGGGCCAAAGGGATCCTTGCAGAATCCAGACCGTCTGCAGCTGAGCTTGATTTCCTATCAATTCTgcccttggaagaaaggcagagtcATTCCCTTAAGTGGTAACCCCAGTCAGGTGTGAAGGGTCTCGAGCCCTAATAGATAAAGATTCCCTCTAAGGGCGTTTCTCTTCTGAAAGGTTTCGCTCCACCTAGCCGGCAGGATGGGCTGCTCGAGCCAGTTCAGAATCGGTCTCCTCTGCTTCATGGGTGCCTTCGTTGCTTCTTACGACCCTTGGGATTTCTCTGCAAGACGCCCGGGTCCCTTGCAGCCTCCTCGCACGCCTTCTCCGGAGAGGCGGCCCGTGGGTTCTCCTGACCTGTCCGGCGCCTGGGCTTTCGTGGACAACTCCCGAGCCCTGTCCGCCTTCGCCCCCGTCTCGGTTCAGTGTGGGGAGGCCCAGGTGGCGGTggctgtgaagagggacctcttTGGGACCGGGAGGCTGGTCCAAGCGGCGGACCTCAGCCTGGGGTCTTCGGGCTGCAAGCACACCGCCCTCGACGCCGCCGAAGAAGCGGTGGTCTTTGAAGCGGGCCTCCACGAATGCGGGAGCACCTTGCAGGTAAAGTTGCTCAGCTGATAACTCCTTCCCCCCCGCCCTTCCCTTAATTCTGTCTTGTTGTAACCCTAGCTGTGGAGGTGGGGTTGCCGTAAATTAGCCCAGGGTCTTCTGAGCTGTTGGAAGCTGTGGGCCTCGAACAGTTTCTGCCCTGGCTTATTTGTGTActacttttttttacaaaattggtGTCTCACCTTTTCGCCCTTACAAGGCATGAgatcaaaagcgtttccatcgAGACGttacgaagaattttctagcggttagagcggttcctcagtggaacgggcttcctcgggaggcagtacgctttccttccctggaggttttgtagcacaggctagatggccatcggtcagcagtgctgattctatgaccttaggcagatgatgagagagagggcatcttggccatcttctgggcatggagtaggggtcactgggggtgcggggggaggtagttgtgagttccctgcactgtgcagggggttggactagatgaccctggtggtcccttccaactcagctaacaaggcagctaacaatttaagtCATATATGATAAACACCATTAAAATCAGCCCCCCTCCCAACCATACATTGTTAAaaccatttatttgttttatttatatcccacccttctctcccaatgggacccaaagcagcttacgtcattctcctctcctctgttttatcctcccaacacccCTATGaagtaggctgagaatgtgtgggtTAGGccctcttggcctaacctacctcataggggtgttgtgaggatagagctgccaacccccaggtggggcctggagaattttgtaatcacaactgatctccacactacagagatcagttcccatggaggaaatggctgctttggagggtggactctgacattatcccctgctgaggtctctccccttcaaACACTGCccttaacataagaaaagccctgctggatcagacccaggtccatcaagtccagccgtctggccaacagtggccaaccaggggcctctagaaagcccccaaacaagacaactgcagcagcaccatcctgcctgtgttccacagcacctaagataataggcatgctcctctgatccaggagagatcCTGGAtcccttcccaggatccacccccaaatctgcaagcatttcccaacccagtgtagTATGACTTCATCAGTCAACAGTCAGTTGGTTCTCTATGCCCTCTGGCTGGGAATGACCTTGGAAGAATTTTTTGTACGTTGATGCCAACTAATTTCTTTGAAGGCCTCCTGTTAAGGTCAAAGAGCTAGATTTGCGTCCTGTAGCCctttagagaccgacaagattttgggggtataagctttccagagctcaagctcccttcatcagatacaaaactttgactcttgaaagtgtaTACCAGCAAAATTGTGTTGGTcagtaaggtgctgctggactcaaatctaactgttctactgcagaccaacgtggttGCCTTCAGAATCTGTTAAGGTAACAGTCTTTCTTCCAGATGACTCCAGACTCTCTGGTCTACAGCATCCGTCTCTACTATAAACCCACCCCTGGAAGCAACCCGGTCATCATCCGAACCAGTGCTGTCGAGGTCCCGATTGAGTGCCATTATCCAAGGTGCGACCCAACGAAATCCTGCCTCTGTATCTAGCCTTGTTTCTTGGGGGTCCAGCTAACTAACTGTGTGCCTCTCCTCTTCCAGGAAAAAGAACGTCAGTAGTAAGGCCATCAAGCCGACATGGGTTCCCTTCAGCTCCACGCTGTCTGCAGAGGAGAGACTGGTCTTCTCCTTGCATCTCATGAACGGTAAgttggaggcaggcaggcaggttccCGAGATATAGAGGTTGTCTCTTGACCACGTTGGTTTTGTGGTCAAGCTAGACAGAACCCCTGTGGTCTGGGTATCCTCACACTAATTCTTGTTGTCTTCATCCTGGGTTCCAGTTGCCCAGTTGTAAGATCAGAATTTCTTGTGCACGTGAAACTGAGCAATAACCCTTTCTTTCCTGTAAGCAGATTTAGCTCATATTGGAGTCTTTTGACGCAAAGGCATACAAATGTCTGACTCACCTATTATGGCCCAGATGAGCAGATCGCTACAGTTCTGTGTAGGGGTTGATCCTTCCTGGGGATTTGATCCAAAGTTCTTCTGTTGAAGTTGATAAGCATCAAGAGAGTGGAAGCCAAGGGTGGGAGGAAGGATGGTCCCAGCTCTTGCCACTCATATTTTTTTACTCCAGTTCTCTGTGGATGGCCTAGGCTGGCCCAATCtcttcagttcttggaagctaagctgggtcaaccctagttagtacttggatgggagaccaccaaggaagtccagagttgatACACGGAGAGGGGCcacagcaaactacctctgcttacctcttgccttgaaaactctttggGGTCAccggaagtcagctgtgacttgatagcactttccaccaccatttgtGGACGAGGGGGAAAGTACCCCCATCAAATTATTTTGTCATGCAGTTGCTAAGTTCAGAAATCCGGCCAAGAACAGAGTTGGTGGCCCTTCTGGTTGGAGGGGTTGCAGCCATGTGCTTGGTGAAACTCTGGCCCTAGAGATACCGGAGACCCCCTTTCAGATCGTTTTCTGCTCACTTGTCTTCCAGAGGACTGGAGTGCTGAGAGGACCTCTAAGCGGTACCAACTGGGAGAGGCCATGAATCTCCAGGCAGATGTGAACACGGTCAACCACGTGGCTCTGAAGCTCTTCGTGGACAACTGCGTTGCCACCTTGAGTCCAGACAGAGATTCCTCTCCCAGATACTCGATTATTGATTTCCACGGGTAAGAACGTCTCTGGGGTTTCTGAAATGGTTTCACACTTCATCTCTTTAGAAGACATTATACCGTGCAAGGTTGCAATGCCAACTTTACCTTTGTATCCAGGTGCCTGGTGGATGGGAGATCAGGAGAATCCAGTTCCGCCTTTGTGTCTCCCAGGACCAGACCGGATTCGCTCCAGTTCACAGTGGACGCCTTTAGGTTTGCCCAGGAACAGGCGGACATGGTGAGTCGCTGTCCAACGTGCTTCGATCTTTTTCCGCCCAGATCGACAGTCACATTTCCCAGCATGTATTGACTTCATGGATACCCCACCTGTCTTCCCCAGTGGGGTTCCGGAGTGGCTTACATTGTCCTGGTCTCcatttttagcctcacaacaaccctgcgaggtagggtaGGCGGAGTGTGTGGGgaatggcccagggtcacccaagtgagcttccatggtgcggtgaggattcaaacctgggtttcccggatccTTGTCAGACATGCTAACCACGACaccatacacacatatacatttaTTTGGTAATCTACAGTCTACCTTTTCTtactgaggctcaaggcagattactagggttgccaacctccaggtagtagctggagatctgttattacaactgatctccggctaaTAGAGATATAGGCAGTTTAGCAATAATTTTTAGCCTACAAGACTAGGAAACTTGGATAAGCCATAtacaggctttttagctatacGTTTTATAATGTATAAGtctgtgaatttataattttaaatgtttcttttctcatgaGTTATTTGATATACTGGAAGTTTAAATTATTGTATTGGTTctgtttttattggtcttggactgtgtTAAATAcatttgatagagatcagttcaccgggacaaaatggctg
The Euleptes europaea isolate rEulEur1 chromosome 20, rEulEur1.hap1, whole genome shotgun sequence genome window above contains:
- the LOC130492257 gene encoding zona pellucida sperm-binding protein 3-like gives rise to the protein MVIHRGRDPEVMVETFELDNPGFRSLAEPTFRSKDLFSKTVSLHLAGRMGCSSQFRIGLLCFMGAFVASYDPWDFSARRPGPLQPPRTPSPERRPVGSPDLSGAWAFVDNSRALSAFAPVSVQCGEAQVAVAVKRDLFGTGRLVQAADLSLGSSGCKHTALDAAEEAVVFEAGLHECGSTLQMTPDSLVYSIRLYYKPTPGSNPVIIRTSAVEVPIECHYPRKKNVSSKAIKPTWVPFSSTLSAEERLVFSLHLMNEDWSAERTSKRYQLGEAMNLQADVNTVNHVALKLFVDNCVATLSPDRDSSPRYSIIDFHGCLVDGRSGESSSAFVSPRTRPDSLQFTVDAFRFAQEQADMIYITCHLKVIAGDQTPDVLNKACSFHEAQSGGREEPSGKRLLSLSEAHEKSVLIMMGLTVTTGVLALVSVVLASLLACRKRRRSDNTPYFRCVFIFVRTRESGRRVHARNRSFAVRTGLRLNAERNRHVGRDGSGGSHGSLFEGSIYFSERNT